From Corvus cornix cornix isolate S_Up_H32 chromosome 1A, ASM73873v5, whole genome shotgun sequence, a single genomic window includes:
- the LOC104696168 gene encoding killer cell lectin-like receptor subfamily F member 1 isoform X2, producing MAGDVTYAAVAMLPRERLHAPSGTSNPGNMITYAELHVKPQPQGNSRAETSAAGCRQRCSAWFYVALVLGVLMLIFLGVVVIQAKQFSKGRAGKSESLPQYGLNSNSSDISSERTVSAALLKWLMEELCEDGQGTTCELCPPGWQLHRGRCYFFSEEARSWEDSRKNCLARKSQLLVTENEIEMEFIDNKEKDTKYIWIGWNSEVMGKQRSSVEDHRVKENRTALKGIEADKNCPVYRRKNVIQADNCQTLKKWICKKNATLLVL from the exons GAAACATGATCACATATGCTGAGCTGCATGTGAAGCCTCAACCCCaagggaacagcagagcagagacttCCGCAGCTG gCTGCCGGCAGAGGTGCTCAGCCTGGTTCTACGTGGCACTGGTCCTGGGTGTCCTCATGCTCATTTTCCTGGGAGTCGTGGTCATACAAGCCAAGCAAT TTTcaaagggcagagcaggaaaatcagAAAGTTTGCCCCAGTATGGTCTgaacagcaacagcagtgaCATTTCTTCAGAGAGGACCGTCTCAGCAGCGCTCCTGAAATGGCTCATGGAGGAGCTGTGTGAAGATGGACAGG GGACAACATGCGAGCTGTGTCCCCCTGGGTGGCAGCTGCACAGGGGCAGATGTTACTTCTTCTCTGAggaggccaggagctgggaggacaGCCGGAAAAACTGCCTGGCCAGGAAATCCCAGCTGCTTGTCACTGAGAATGAAATTGAGATG GAATTTATAGACAACAAAGAGAAAGATACCAAATATATCTGGATTGGCTGGAACAGTGAAGTCATGGGGAAACAACGGAGTTCAGTGGAAGATCacagagtaaaagaaaatag GACAGCTCTAAAAGGAATTGAGGCTGACAAGAACTGTCCtgtttacagaaggaaaaatgtgatCCAGGCAGACAACTGCCAGACGTTAAAGAAGTGGATCTGTAAGAAGAACGCAACTTTGCTGGTGCTCTGA
- the LOC104696168 gene encoding killer cell lectin-like receptor subfamily F member 1 isoform X1, whose translation MAGDVTYAAVAMLPRERLHAPSGTSNPGNMITYAELHVKPQPQGNSRAETSAAGCRQRCSAWFYVALVLGVLMLIFLGVVVIQAKQFSKGRAGKSESLPQYGLNSNSSDISSERTVSAALLKWLMEELCEDGQGTTCELCPPGWQLHRGRCYFFSEEARSWEDSRKNCLARKSQLLVTENEIEMEFIDNKEKDTKYIWIGWNSEVMGKQRSSVEDHRVKENSRTALKGIEADKNCPVYRRKNVIQADNCQTLKKWICKKNATLLVL comes from the exons GAAACATGATCACATATGCTGAGCTGCATGTGAAGCCTCAACCCCaagggaacagcagagcagagacttCCGCAGCTG gCTGCCGGCAGAGGTGCTCAGCCTGGTTCTACGTGGCACTGGTCCTGGGTGTCCTCATGCTCATTTTCCTGGGAGTCGTGGTCATACAAGCCAAGCAAT TTTcaaagggcagagcaggaaaatcagAAAGTTTGCCCCAGTATGGTCTgaacagcaacagcagtgaCATTTCTTCAGAGAGGACCGTCTCAGCAGCGCTCCTGAAATGGCTCATGGAGGAGCTGTGTGAAGATGGACAGG GGACAACATGCGAGCTGTGTCCCCCTGGGTGGCAGCTGCACAGGGGCAGATGTTACTTCTTCTCTGAggaggccaggagctgggaggacaGCCGGAAAAACTGCCTGGCCAGGAAATCCCAGCTGCTTGTCACTGAGAATGAAATTGAGATG GAATTTATAGACAACAAAGAGAAAGATACCAAATATATCTGGATTGGCTGGAACAGTGAAGTCATGGGGAAACAACGGAGTTCAGTGGAAGATCacagagtaaaagaaaatag CAGGACAGCTCTAAAAGGAATTGAGGCTGACAAGAACTGTCCtgtttacagaaggaaaaatgtgatCCAGGCAGACAACTGCCAGACGTTAAAGAAGTGGATCTGTAAGAAGAACGCAACTTTGCTGGTGCTCTGA